The genomic region CTGATCTGTGTAGGATTTGTGCTGTGGTCCATTCATTGAAGATGTGAAACAACATCGAGTCTGAGATTGGAATTACTGACAGACTGGAGGAAATTTTAGTCCTTGTGATGCACATGGACATGCTGAATTTTAAGTAATTCTAGCTtcttctcccctcccctcccttcccctcactCAGCTATCTCAGGGTTCATAGAGATTTCAATGGTTTGTGTGCCTGTAAGTTTGGAACAGAAGTGACCAAAAATGGGGGACCAGCAATTGTATAAAACTAATCATACTGCCAACAACAACGAGAACTTGTACTACGAACAACACCAAATGAACTCCCTTCCATCTCTGAATCATAGCTATGGGACATCTGTTATGGATGCTCCCCAGGCGtcccccctctcccctccaTTTCCCCAAGATTCAAGGGACAGTATAGCTTTGCCTGTAGGTTCAAAAAGTCTTGGGTCGATGGATACATCTAGACAAACCAGTTGGACACATTCTGGCTCAGGAAACCACGTCCCAGCGAGGAACAGTTTGAATAATCAAAGCTCAATGTGGAGCCCCCTCGGGCAGGGGGAGTCCCATGACGGATACCAATATTCTTACCCACAACCCGGCGAAAACCGGTCGCAAAAAATTACCAGTGGGGTCCTGCACAAATTGGACTCCTTTACACAAGTATTTGCTAACCAAAATCTGAGAATTCAAGTCAACAACATGGCTCAGGTTCTGCACACCGAGTCTTCGATGGTGGATAATTCCGGTGACAGTGCGCTCAGGCAGCTGCTGTCCCAGAAGCCAGCGGTCGAGCAACAGCCCGTAGCTTCCACCATACAAAGATACCAACCAGTGCCACAGCAAACGCACCAGAATTTTGCAAGCACACAGCAAAAGCAACAAATGCAAGTCATGCAGCACCAACAGCTGTACTACGACTACCAGCAGCACTTATCGCAGATGCAGATGCATTCTGCgttccagcagggacaggcgCACGTTCCGCAGATGcagtcccagcagctcctgccgcAGCAgatgcagcacctgcagcagcctcagTACTacggccagccccagcagggacaccagcGGCTCTCGATCCAGgagatgcagcagcagcccccggcTCGGCAGCAGCGGCAGTGTCCCGTGCAGATCGCTCAGTATTACCAAACACAACCTGTCATGCAGCAgttacagcagcagcagcagcagatgcagTTGCCGCTTCCTCCGTATCACAGGGAACCCGATCCAAAGACTATGCATGAGCCACACCAGTACTCTCAGGATCCCAGTCATCCTGTGCAGCTTAtccagctgggagcagtgcCTCAGTATTGCTTCCAGGATCCCCACGAACAGTACAGGCACTTGTACCCCCAGAGTttactgcagcagcagcagcaagagcagcagaagcagTACCTGAGTGAGAGCAGAGTGCCATCCCTGAACTCCCACGTTGGCCTCACTCCACCCGAGAGCGCCGAGGATCCCGCACGGCAGGAGATGAATTCTGTAGGTAACGCTGTGCCTCATCGAACTCTTTTGCCACCCCTGGGAGTTCATCTGAACAACAAAAGCTCTCAGCAAGACTCTCCCAGCACCACGTGGCCTCAGGTAGGTGGTGTTTTAGATCCATGCCCAGCCAAATTTGTTTGCAGAAGAGTAGCAAAGTGTGGAAACTAAGTGGTTTCGGCAGAGGCAGGAGGTTAGGATGTGAGCTGTGGGCATCTCTGGGACGGGGAACTATTGGGAAACTTCATTACTACACTTCTGTCTGCAGCTCAGGGTTGGCTTtgggccaggctggcagcagcacagaattgtgtctgtgaggctgctgctttccttgtgAGAGGCTTTGGGAAGTTCTGCCTCAGTTTCTGGGAAGGAGGGACCCAGTTACAACAAATTCTGCCTGCTCATTTTTTAACACTGCAGGCTCAGTTGTTCAGGAGCAGTTAGTCAACTCTGTTTCCAAAAGTAGTACTTCTGGGTCAAAGCAAAGGCTTCAAACAGGTGAATGAAGAAAACTTGAACTAGCAGTGCTCACAGGGGCAGATTTGATGTCTGGCTCTCAACTCAGAGGCTTTTTAATAGTAGTAAAATAGTACGTAAAGTGCAGACTTAATGCTGTGAGTACCTTCGTTTACACActatttcctgaaaaattattttctcaactttttcctctcttttccatTGTCCTGTTTTGAAAGCAGGTGCAACTGTCAGATGGCAGACTGCAGCCACTGTCCCCAGAacaaaggtatttttaaaagattccGTCTTTctaataaaatatgaaaaatgcaaagatCTCTATATAGAGGGAAAAGCATACAGTCTGGGTGTGTAATAATTGTTGCTCTTCTAGAAATACCTTTAGTTTTGTGCTTTCTGATTTTTAAGTTTGTATGATTTTCAGCATCCCACCCATAGCAATAGACTCAAATAAATACTTTCtttatattaattaaaaaaaaaaaaaggaaggaaacagaaaaaaaaacagaagcagGGAGCTCCAGTGTTGCATTTATAAGAAAAGGGATGCTGTCTGGTCTGGATTTGTATCTTTGGCAGCAAAGatcttctgtttgtttcttaAGGTCACACCTCTGAAGGGCCAAGGTGTCCGTCAGAGTGGTTGCCTACCATAAATTAGAGACATTGTGTCCAAGTACTTGTTAATTGCTGTCACAAGTGGGGAAATGCAAGTTTATCGTGGTAGATCTCATGGGTCTCAGATTTTCTGTATTGATGAGCATGTCCTGCTCAAAACCTCCCTTTTCCCCATCTTGGGAGCAGCTGATCTAGGTTATTGGCCACGTATTCCACAGCAGTCACCACACACTTACTTGTGACTTCATTACCATCTAACTGTAAAATTTTATAAACTTCCTTGATTAAAAAAGCTCCCTCTGCAACAAAGGGAACATGCCAAActaatcttttttcttctgttccatgctttaaaaaattgaaaataaaaatagtggCCAGAACAGAGAAACACTTCCTGAGAGAGCTGATGCGAAGAACAAGCTAATGTGTTCAATATGCTTGAAGGAATTTAAGAGTTTGCCTGCTCTAAATGGTCACATGAGGTCACACGGAGGAGTAAGAGCATCTCCTAACTTCAAACAGGTAGCAGTCCATTTGACTTCAGTATTTGGCACAGTCCTTTTGTGTTGATGTTTGCTTGCTTTGCcatgctttgctttgctgtcaaAACTTGTTCTTCTCAGCACTGTTTTGTTATGTCATACCCCATGGAAGTAGAAATGCACATAATTCTGTTAGTTTGTAGGCCAGAAGTCTTGTTTTGAAGACAGAGGCAGTGGTGGAGGACAGATCAGTGTTTGtccttctctgtttctctgcaCGTTACAGAACACCCTACCAATTCATGTCAGGAAtgtctaatttttttcctcctcatgtTTGTTTATTATATTAGAAATACCAGGAACATCAAGTCttccttattttcattttaactaCTTGGATGACTAAGGAATATTTATTGGAAGCCTTCCCGGGCTTTAACTGGAGGAGCAGAATTGTTGAATCTTTGACAGCTTTCTTCCAAAGTGTTTTAGTTGTAATAGGTATCAACAAATACCAAACCAAAAATGTGTTTGAGTTGTTCTGCATAAAAATAACTTGCCCTGTCAGTCAGTCTTTATCCTGATATTTTAGAAATTCTGTCCTAACAGGGAATACCATAGGAGGGCAAAAAGCTACCAGAGTTCCGGAGtttgtctttttgtttttagTTGGGTGATGGAGAATTCTGTGTTTGTAGCAATAAAAAGAGACATGTTTGTTTCCCCTCCTGCAAGTTACCTTGCAAAGATGCTGCAGGTGATTGTTTGTCACCAAGACTGAATCCTGTGTAGGAGTCACAAGTAACCTGCCAACTTCATTGGAGGCAAAGCTGGAGTCCCAGGAAGGAACACTGTTGTGTGTTTGTAACCCTGGCCACTTCTTTTCAGCCACGGTGCACACCTTGCGTGGTGCATCGATGCAGAGCAGCGCTCGCTCACTGGGCTGAAAGGCTTTAATTGTCTGTGCAGGATGAAGGAGAGAAAccaccacagcagctgctgtctAAAGAGGTGGATGGCCTCGCGCCCATCGTCATGCCAGTGTCTGTCCCTGTAAAGCTTCTGTCACCTGAGCCCAGCACGCAGCCctctgccagcagtgccacagtCACAGACAAGCCTGCCAACTCTGTGTCAGATGACGAGATGCCCGTTCTCGTGAAGATGACTTACTCTCCACCGTGCAGTCCAAAAGTGGCCAACCCCTGCTCATCCTCTGTGAGTGCTGTGTTTCTTGCCACTAACTGTCCTGTGCTTGTTAAATCCCTTTGCTTGTAGTGCTGCTACTTTCTAAAATGTCTgtattttagaatattttctGGAATCTTTATGATTCctaataaataaaaagagtCCTGTAGCATCAGAGCATTTCTTCTTCAATCATctaaaaatactaattttccCTTGCTGAGGAATCAAGATCTCAGTTGAAaacaaataatttgaaattgGAATGTGATATTCTTTTATCCCACTAGAACAAAGGGATTTACTATCTTTttactggttttgttttttccttttcaggcTGCTTCATTGTTACGTTATTGCTTAAAACTGgcagttttatttcttcctgttttctgaAGTCAGATATATGTGCTTCTCATTTCAGCCAAAGAGAGTGCAGTGCTTAGAGTGTGTGCTCCAAGCTATATGAAACTCGGAGATCTGCAGTGAAgtaatttttccctttctccctgcatGCATCAGCTCTAAGGGTTAATCACTGGGATTTCTGATACAGGAAAAAGAGCTCTGCTTAGTGCTTACATTTTGGTTATAAAACTGAAATGGTCAGGCAGCACGAGGAATTGATGAGTGCTTGAATGAGATGTGAGAATGCTCATTATTATTTTCCTGAAGGAGTCCTGGAGCAAGCAACATTTATTTCGTGTTCCGGTGTAGAAATGGATTCTGCTCATTCCTTCAAATCCATTTTGGCAGACTACGCCATGATAAGGGATTACTGGGGAGTATAAGTACTGTATGGTATTATCTGTACAATGCAGAGAAATATCCTTGTGATATTTTTGATTTTCCTTCTCCATGTGAGGCTGATGGACAAATGAGGAATCACATTATACCAGCATGGGTGACTCCTTACAATATTCACTCCTGACTCTTCATTCAGACATACCcactaattttaaatatatataaaatat from Agelaius phoeniceus isolate bAgePho1 chromosome 3, bAgePho1.hap1, whole genome shotgun sequence harbors:
- the TRERF1 gene encoding transcriptional-regulating factor 1 isoform X2, encoding MGDQQLYKTNHTANNNENLYYEQHQMNSLPSLNHSYGTSVMDAPQASPLSPPFPQDSRDSIALPVGSKSLGSMDTSRQTSWTHSGSGNHVPARNSLNNQSSMWSPLGQGESHDGYQYSYPQPGENRSQKITSGVLHKLDSFTQVFANQNLRIQVNNMAQVLHTESSMVDNSGDSALRQLLSQKPAVEQQPVASTIQRYQPVPQQTHQNFASTQQKQQMQVMQHQQLYYDYQQHLSQMQMHSAFQQGQAHVPQMQSQQLLPQQMQHLQQPQYYGQPQQGHQRLSIQEMQQQPPARQQRQCPVQIAQYYQTQPVMQQLQQQQQQMQLPLPPYHREPDPKTMHEPHQYSQDPSHPVQLIQLGAVPQYCFQDPHEQYRHLYPQSLLQQQQQEQQKQYLSESRVPSLNSHVGLTPPESAEDPARQEMNSVGNAVPHRTLLPPLGVHLNNKSSQQDSPSTTWPQVQLSDGRLQPLSPEQSGQNRETLPERADAKNKLMCSICLKEFKSLPALNGHMRSHGGVRASPNFKQDEGEKPPQQLLSKEVDGLAPIVMPVSVPVKLLSPEPSTQPSASSATVTDKPANSVSDDEMPVLVKMTYSPPCSPKVANPCSSSETSKKPHPSAVKSEENFKPLQDKKKYRHRPEPLFIPPPSFNLSMSHSGATLYQSQLRSPRVLGDHLLDRTHELPPYTPPPMLSPVRQGSGLFSSVLTSHSTSHAQLPLTPLTPTPRVLLCRSNSIDGSVIPVTPGPGEQTVEPRINIGSRFQADIPELQDRLLMEKDVHKATLVWKPWPELENKVFQQRVEDLLNMSCSSVLPGGGTNSEYALHSLFEAKGDIMVALEKLLLRKPVRLKCHPLSNYHYAGSDKWTHQERRLFKEALSTYSKDFIFVQKMVKSKTVAQCVEYYYTWKKILRLGRKHRTRLEKKRDECLTSGEEEVLEEDEEIEEDRKEERDMQKSPDPPAISLVGPIDLPAVQGLSLSSSSFICEMPNCGAVFSSRQALNGHARIHGGTNQVTKTRCTIPGTKQKSGTQSGYCSIKSSPAHSTTSGETDPTTIFPCKECGKVFFKIKSRNAHMKTHRQQEEQQRQKAQKAAVAAEMAATIARTTGPAGHSLIPLDHMSLVKHVENVGDIDDDVVPDLGDVMEENEVMDADLLLDDEDPDLLQDDAEL
- the TRERF1 gene encoding transcriptional-regulating factor 1 isoform X1, with protein sequence MGDQQLYKTNHTANNNENLYYEQHQMNSLPSLNHSYGTSVMDAPQASPLSPPFPQDSRDSIALPVGSKSLGSMDTSRQTSWTHSGSGNHVPARNSLNNQSSMWSPLGQGESHDGYQYSYPQPGENRSQKITSGVLHKLDSFTQVFANQNLRIQVNNMAQVLHTESSMVDNSGDSALRQLLSQKPAVEQQPVASTIQRYQPVPQQTHQNFASTQQKQQMQVMQHQQLYYDYQQHLSQMQMHSAFQQGQAHVPQMQSQQLLPQQMQHLQQPQYYGQPQQGHQRLSIQEMQQQPPARQQRQCPVQIAQYYQTQPVMQQLQQQQQQMQLPLPPYHREPDPKTMHEPHQYSQDPSHPVQLIQLGAVPQYCFQDPHEQYRHLYPQSLLQQQQQEQQKQYLSESRVPSLNSHVGLTPPESAEDPARQEMNSVGNAVPHRTLLPPLGVHLNNKSSQQDSPSTTWPQQVQLSDGRLQPLSPEQSGQNRETLPERADAKNKLMCSICLKEFKSLPALNGHMRSHGGVRASPNFKQDEGEKPPQQLLSKEVDGLAPIVMPVSVPVKLLSPEPSTQPSASSATVTDKPANSVSDDEMPVLVKMTYSPPCSPKVANPCSSSETSKKPHPSAVKSEENFKPLQDKKKYRHRPEPLFIPPPSFNLSMSHSGATLYQSQLRSPRVLGDHLLDRTHELPPYTPPPMLSPVRQGSGLFSSVLTSHSTSHAQLPLTPLTPTPRVLLCRSNSIDGSVIPVTPGPGEQTVEPRINIGSRFQADIPELQDRLLMEKDVHKATLVWKPWPELENKVFQQRVEDLLNMSCSSVLPGGGTNSEYALHSLFEAKGDIMVALEKLLLRKPVRLKCHPLSNYHYAGSDKWTHQERRLFKEALSTYSKDFIFVQKMVKSKTVAQCVEYYYTWKKILRLGRKHRTRLEKKRDECLTSGEEEVLEEDEEIEEDRKEERDMQKSPDPPAISLVGPIDLPAVQGLSLSSSSFICEMPNCGAVFSSRQALNGHARIHGGTNQVTKTRCTIPGTKQKSGTQSGYCSIKSSPAHSTTSGETDPTTIFPCKECGKVFFKIKSRNAHMKTHRQQEEQQRQKAQKAAVAAEMAATIARTTGPAGHSLIPLDHMSLVKHVENVGDIDDDVVPDLGDVMEENEVMDADLLLDDEDPDLLQDDAEL